The Micromonospora sediminicola genome contains a region encoding:
- a CDS encoding tetratricopeptide repeat protein: MSSGFADLTVQAHHLVSEGDLTGAQRLLADALSDADPRPANASPELAEAAGLQARLLVALGEPHSARGWAAFAYAATTRLFGRSDERTVTAAATLAAVLHRVGSDARAARLYSDVIIELTARDGPESQRVLAAHADLATVEYARGQCEVARDRLQDAWELHREVYGDGHPSGIKMLAKLGAMERDCGRYADAHEHLALAEDLCRAHLDSDDPLAVQVAGLARAAADPDHVCPAPEPPAPEPPVVPAARVPPPAEGPPDLPPYTPPALDDPVRTPLYHPPGRGTDAAHVPTPRTPPEADGDAFDDYPWPPDDPVDQPWRPGEDALPPTVVGLTDDPPPGVRRVPPADPPGPPSRYLPVHVPRPPAAEPRARPWLPLAVLGVVVALLLGTIAVIAGVSRVDDARDTPPPASSGPPASTRPAPTTPPAASPGTPPGRLALTDRRDSIVLSWTYPTGAEGPVVIAGGRSGQPQGTFATLPAGSTDYIAYGLDRTTDYCFTVALVWSTDSVARTGPVCTKRRR, from the coding sequence GTGTCCTCCGGCTTCGCTGACCTGACCGTCCAGGCGCACCACCTGGTGTCCGAAGGCGACCTGACCGGCGCGCAACGGCTGCTCGCCGACGCGCTCAGCGACGCCGACCCCCGCCCCGCCAACGCCTCCCCCGAGCTGGCCGAGGCCGCCGGGTTGCAGGCCCGGCTGCTGGTCGCGCTCGGCGAGCCGCACTCCGCCCGGGGCTGGGCCGCGTTCGCGTACGCGGCGACCACCCGGCTGTTCGGCCGCTCCGACGAGCGCACCGTCACCGCCGCCGCCACCCTGGCCGCGGTGCTGCACCGGGTCGGCAGCGACGCCCGGGCGGCCCGGCTCTACTCCGACGTCATCATCGAGCTGACCGCCCGCGACGGGCCGGAGTCCCAGCGGGTGCTGGCCGCCCACGCCGACCTGGCCACGGTGGAATACGCGCGCGGCCAGTGCGAGGTGGCCCGTGACCGGCTCCAGGACGCGTGGGAGCTGCACCGCGAGGTCTACGGCGACGGCCACCCCAGCGGCATCAAGATGCTGGCCAAGCTCGGCGCGATGGAACGCGACTGCGGCCGGTACGCCGACGCGCACGAGCACCTGGCGCTCGCCGAGGACCTGTGCCGGGCCCACCTGGACTCCGACGACCCGCTCGCCGTGCAGGTGGCCGGGCTGGCCCGGGCCGCCGCCGACCCGGACCACGTCTGCCCCGCGCCCGAGCCGCCCGCCCCGGAGCCGCCGGTGGTGCCCGCCGCCCGCGTCCCCCCGCCCGCCGAGGGTCCCCCCGACCTGCCGCCCTACACCCCACCCGCGCTCGACGACCCGGTCCGGACGCCGCTCTACCACCCACCGGGCCGGGGCACCGACGCGGCGCACGTGCCCACGCCCCGCACCCCGCCCGAGGCCGACGGCGACGCGTTCGACGACTACCCGTGGCCGCCGGACGACCCGGTCGACCAGCCGTGGCGGCCCGGCGAGGACGCGCTGCCCCCGACCGTGGTCGGGCTCACCGACGACCCGCCGCCGGGCGTACGCCGGGTGCCGCCGGCCGACCCGCCCGGGCCACCGTCGCGCTACCTGCCGGTGCACGTGCCCCGGCCGCCCGCCGCCGAGCCGCGCGCCCGGCCCTGGCTGCCGCTGGCGGTGCTCGGGGTGGTGGTGGCGCTGCTGCTCGGCACCATCGCGGTGATCGCCGGGGTGTCCCGGGTGGACGACGCCCGCGACACGCCGCCGCCGGCGTCGAGCGGCCCGCCGGCCTCGACGCGTCCCGCCCCGACCACGCCGCCGGCCGCCTCCCCGGGCACCCCGCCCGGGCGGCTCGCGCTGACCGACCGGCGCGACAGCATCGTGCTGAGCTGGACCTACCCGACCGGCGCGGAGGGCCCGGTGGTGATCGCCGGGGGCCGCTCGGGCCAGCCGCAGGGCACGTTCGCCACGCTGCCGGCCGGCTCCACCGACTACATCGCCTACGGCCTCGACCGCACCACCGACTACTGCTTCACCGTGGCGCTCGTCTGGTCCACCGACAGCGTCGCGCGGACCGGGCCGGTCTGCACGAAACGGCGCCGCTGA
- a CDS encoding response regulator transcription factor encodes MRLLVVEDETRLAAALRRGLSAEGFVVDVAGTGPEGLDAARHGEYDAMILDVMLPGLSGYEVVRRLRAEQRWLPVLMLSAKDGEYDQADGLDCGADDYLTKPFSYVVLLARLRALLRRGAPRRPAVLTVGDLRLDPARRRVTRDDVEVVLTSREYALLDYLMRRAGEVVSKTELLDHVWDASVDTAPNAVEVYVGYLRRKIGRERLETVRGAGYRLAT; translated from the coding sequence GTGCGGTTGCTGGTGGTGGAGGACGAGACGCGGCTCGCCGCGGCGCTGCGGCGGGGCCTGTCGGCGGAGGGCTTCGTGGTCGACGTGGCCGGCACCGGCCCGGAGGGGCTGGACGCGGCCCGGCACGGCGAGTACGACGCGATGATCCTCGACGTGATGCTGCCCGGCCTCTCCGGTTACGAGGTGGTGCGCCGGCTGCGCGCCGAGCAGCGCTGGCTGCCGGTGCTGATGCTCTCGGCCAAGGACGGCGAGTACGACCAGGCCGACGGGCTGGACTGCGGCGCCGACGACTACCTGACCAAGCCCTTCTCGTACGTGGTGCTGCTGGCCCGGCTGCGGGCGCTGCTGCGCCGCGGCGCGCCCCGGCGGCCGGCCGTGCTGACGGTCGGCGACCTGCGCCTGGACCCGGCCCGGCGACGGGTCACCCGGGACGACGTCGAGGTGGTGCTGACCAGCCGCGAGTACGCGCTGCTCGACTACCTGATGCGCCGGGCCGGCGAGGTGGTGTCGAAGACCGAGCTGCTGGACCACGTCTGGGACGCCTCGGTCGACACCGCGCCGAACGCGGTGGAGGTCTACGTCGGCTACCTGCGCCGCAAGATCGGCCGGGAGCGGCTGGAGACGGTCCGCGGCGCCGGCTACCGGTTGGCCACGTGA
- a CDS encoding LolA family protein → MSVMKNRAVLRWLVPVTAGVAVIGGGAAVGTFAAGADPALPPRSAAQLLEDLRTSRLDGLSGTVVQRADLGLPPIAALAGQATGNQLAGLVSGTHTLRVWYGGEDRQRLALVDTLGEQDVLRNGRDVWTWNSRENTAVHRKLPADGKDLASAPATPADATEQALAAIDPTTAVTVGRSATVAGRDVYELVLTPRDKASLVHQVRIALDAKEHVPLRFEVLADGADEPAFEVAFTQVDFRTPDADQFRFNPPPGVRVTEAPADERPGPAGRMPGAPGAGKATGGADADRPDVRTVGTGWTTVVVAKLDEALGAGAGGAKAGKDAPDAEMLSRVLGDLPKVSGDWGSGRLLSGKLFSVLLTDDGRVLAGLVTPERLYQAAKG, encoded by the coding sequence ATGTCCGTGATGAAGAACCGCGCCGTGCTGCGCTGGCTGGTCCCGGTGACCGCGGGGGTCGCCGTGATCGGTGGTGGCGCCGCCGTCGGCACGTTCGCCGCCGGCGCCGACCCGGCCCTGCCGCCGCGCAGCGCGGCCCAGCTGTTGGAAGACCTGCGTACGTCCCGCCTGGACGGGCTCTCCGGCACCGTGGTGCAGCGCGCCGACCTCGGTCTGCCGCCGATCGCCGCGCTCGCCGGCCAGGCCACCGGCAACCAGCTCGCCGGCCTGGTCTCCGGCACGCACACGCTGCGCGTCTGGTACGGCGGCGAGGACCGGCAGCGGCTCGCCCTGGTCGACACGCTCGGCGAACAGGACGTGCTGCGCAACGGGCGCGACGTCTGGACCTGGAACAGCCGGGAGAACACCGCCGTCCACCGGAAGCTGCCGGCCGACGGCAAGGACCTGGCGTCCGCGCCGGCCACCCCGGCCGACGCCACCGAGCAGGCGCTGGCCGCGATCGACCCGACCACGGCGGTGACCGTGGGCCGCTCGGCCACGGTGGCCGGTCGGGACGTGTACGAGCTGGTGCTCACGCCGCGCGACAAGGCGTCGCTGGTGCACCAGGTGCGGATCGCGCTGGACGCGAAGGAGCACGTGCCGCTGCGCTTCGAGGTGCTCGCCGACGGCGCCGACGAGCCGGCGTTCGAGGTGGCCTTCACCCAGGTCGACTTCCGGACCCCGGACGCCGACCAGTTCCGCTTCAACCCGCCGCCCGGCGTCAGGGTCACCGAGGCGCCGGCCGACGAGCGGCCCGGGCCGGCCGGCCGGATGCCCGGTGCGCCGGGCGCCGGCAAGGCCACCGGCGGGGCGGACGCCGACCGCCCCGACGTGCGTACCGTCGGCACCGGCTGGACCACCGTGGTGGTCGCCAAGCTCGACGAGGCGCTCGGCGCGGGCGCCGGCGGCGCGAAGGCCGGCAAGGACGCGCCGGACGCGGAGATGCTGAGCCGGGTGCTCGGTGACCTGCCGAAGGTCAGCGGCGACTGGGGAAGCGGCCGGCTGCTCAGCGGCAAGCTGTTCAGCGTGCTGCTGACCGACGACGGCCGGGTGCTCGCCGGGCTGGTCACGCCGGAGCGGCTCTACCAGGCGGCCAAGGGCTGA
- a CDS encoding sensor histidine kinase yields the protein MALGVLGLVLGFALGGALLLGALGWTLQRSVDEEALRTADAVALLTAEDALPDPLPVAGGQLRVQVVDGQARIRAASIDADRLVPMLGPDELRPGQRQRLVVDGQRVGMSGPVRVVTVPAGTPQEPRTVLVAKSLSDVRHSLHVVRNLLLVGFPLLVAGLAVVAWRVVGATLRPVEELRSGAAEITGRAGAERLPVPAGQDEIHRLAVTLNDMLDRLAASRDRQRAFVADAAHELRSPLTNMRTELEVARRLGGDTDWPAVADDLLADTERLGRLVDDLLLLARLDEQAARPSPVGPVELGGLLRAVAARYPSPPVRLVVPSGAWWVEGDPGELRRVLVNLVDNALRHAHGAVELAVTGPAGAYHLVTVTDDGPGVPAADRERVFARFTRLDDARARDAGGAGLGLAIVRELVRRAGGTVELADATPGAVAPGLRATVRLPALAEPDPE from the coding sequence CTGGCGCTGGGCGTGCTCGGGCTGGTGCTCGGCTTCGCGCTCGGTGGCGCGCTGCTGCTCGGCGCGCTCGGCTGGACGCTGCAACGGTCGGTGGACGAGGAGGCGCTGCGCACCGCCGACGCGGTCGCCCTGCTCACCGCCGAGGACGCGCTGCCGGACCCGTTGCCGGTGGCCGGCGGGCAGCTGCGGGTGCAGGTGGTCGACGGGCAGGCCCGGATCCGGGCCGCGTCGATCGACGCGGACCGCCTGGTGCCGATGCTCGGCCCGGACGAGCTGCGGCCCGGGCAGCGGCAGCGGCTGGTGGTGGACGGGCAGCGGGTCGGCATGTCCGGGCCGGTGCGGGTGGTGACGGTGCCGGCCGGCACGCCCCAGGAGCCGCGCACGGTGCTGGTGGCCAAGTCGCTCTCCGACGTCCGGCACAGCCTGCACGTGGTGCGCAACCTGCTGCTGGTCGGCTTCCCGCTGCTGGTGGCCGGGCTGGCGGTGGTGGCGTGGCGGGTGGTCGGCGCGACGCTGCGCCCGGTGGAGGAGCTGCGCAGCGGCGCCGCCGAGATCACCGGCCGGGCCGGCGCGGAACGCCTGCCGGTGCCGGCCGGGCAGGACGAGATCCACCGGCTCGCGGTGACGCTCAACGACATGCTGGACCGGTTGGCCGCGTCCCGGGACCGGCAGCGGGCGTTCGTCGCCGATGCCGCGCACGAGTTGCGCAGCCCGCTGACCAACATGCGGACCGAGCTGGAGGTGGCCCGCCGGCTCGGCGGCGACACCGACTGGCCGGCGGTGGCCGACGACCTGCTGGCCGACACCGAGCGGCTGGGCCGCCTGGTCGACGACCTGCTGCTGCTGGCCCGCCTGGACGAGCAGGCGGCGCGACCGTCGCCGGTGGGTCCGGTGGAGCTGGGTGGGCTGCTGCGCGCGGTGGCCGCCCGCTACCCGTCCCCGCCCGTGCGGCTGGTCGTGCCGAGCGGGGCGTGGTGGGTCGAGGGGGATCCGGGGGAGCTGCGCCGGGTGCTGGTCAACCTGGTGGACAACGCGCTGCGGCACGCGCACGGCGCGGTGGAGCTGGCCGTGACCGGCCCGGCCGGGGCGTACCACCTGGTCACCGTGACCGACGACGGGCCGGGCGTCCCGGCGGCGGATCGGGAGCGGGTGTTCGCCCGGTTCACCCGGCTGGACGACGCCCGGGCCCGGGACGCCGGCGGCGCGGGCCTCGGCCTGGCCATCGTGCGCGAGTTGGTGCGCCGGGCCGGTGGCACGGTGGAGCTGGCGGACGCGACGCCGGGCGCCGTCGCGCCCGGGCTGCGGGCGACGGTACGCCTGCCGGCGCTGGCCGAGCCGGACCCGGAGTGA